The Chitinophagales bacterium genomic sequence AGCAACAGGGTTTCTTTGCGTTTGTTCTCATCTCGGTGAACAAAAGCGTTCTTCAGGCTTAATTCAACCAGTGTTTTCTTATCCCCTATTTTAGGTATGGTCAGCTTAACATTTTCATCTGCCAGGTCTATCTTTATGGGTGCCAGCACCTCGCGTGTTGTGCTTTTGAATGTGGTACGCAGGTTGTCATAAGCTATAGATAATATCTCATCATCGGTTTCTTCCAGTTTTTTCTGCACGATCATATTCTGCGTGTAGATGATATTACCACCTATCACCATCATATAGTTCACAAAGGCACGCTCTTCGTCACTTACCAACGTTATCACATCCACATCACCCAGGCGGGGATTGACAACTGCGGAACGGCTGGTGTATCGCTCCAGGTCTTCTATCTTTTTTTTGTGTATCTCTGCCTTTTCAAATTGCAGCTCTGAGGCGTAACGTTGCATCTCGCCTTTCAGGTAACCGAACACCTCGCCCGTGTTACCTTTGAGTATATGCCTTACCTGTTGCAGGTTCTCTGCATATTCCTGTTCGTTCTGCAGCCCTTCGCAAGGCCCGCTGCAGTTGCCCAGGTGATATTCAAGACATACCTTGTATTTGCCTTTTTTAATATTTGCATCTGACAGGTTCAGGTTGCAGGTGCGCAATGGTATCAACTGCTTGATGAGGCCCAACAACTCCCTGACCCGTGCCACACCTGTAAACGGCCCCAGGTACTCTGAACCATCTTTTATCACTCTGCGCGTGATGAATACCCTCGGGAAGGGTTCCTTTTTGATGACTATAAATGGATAGGTCTTATCATCTTTGAGGTCGATATTAAAGCGTGGCTGATAGTGTTTTATGAGTGAATTCTCCAGTAAAAAGGCATCATGCTCCGTATTGGTGACCGTATATTCTATATGATGAATAGACATGACCAGTTTAGTGGTCTTATAATTAGCAACGGTCTTATTGAAGTAAGAGCTTACCCGCTTGCGCAGGTCTTTAGCCTTGCCCACATACAGCAACTCCCCATGCTTGTCGTAGTACTTGTAACATCCCGGCTGATGCGGAATACCCGGTGCTATGTCACTAAACTCTTCTTTGGTCATACCGGTTTACTCTTTACATGAAATCATACGCTACACGCAGTTCTTTGCGACGGCCTGTTCGTGAAGTCTCCAACTCCTGTATACTTATGGAGGTAACAGGTATATAGAACAATTTCAGGTCGCGTGTGCCCATGCGGTCACTTTTGCCCGCTTCAATATATATTGCCTTTACCAGGTTGGTTTCTTCATCTGCAATTACCTGTAATTTTTTTGTGTACAGTTTCTTGTTCTTTGCCTCAAACAAGAAAGTATTGGTCTTGGATGCAGGATCGTTAAAAGCCGAAAAGTCGTACTGCCCGGCAAATTTATCGCTGCTGATATCCGTCTCGAAGAATGCTTTTACTACCGGCGCCCAATCCATGTCTATTGAGTTGGTGATGACACTGTCTGTAATACCATTGAAAGTCACCTTTTTAATGATACCATATGGCTGACCTTTGTATGTCTCCCACTGTTCCTGCCCGTAATACATTACTGAGAAACGGGTATCACTCGCTTCTTTATCTTTCTCTCCTGCTGACTTACTGCACGAGGCGACTAAAAGCATCAAACAGACAACTAACAATCTTAATGGCATAACACAAACATGCATGAGCCTCCAAAGTTAATAAAGAGAAGGGTGACGTGTATGGTAAATATTAATTAAGACCGGGATCGGCGGGCATATTGGCCAGGTAACGATAATCTTTGCCAAGTGAGTAAATAGCCCGTTGCCATATCTTTTCAGGTTCGGTATCAAACATAATATCAGCAGAGGTATCGGCTACCAGCCACGAACCTTCTTCCATTTCGTTTTCCAACTGGCCGGGCGACCAGCCGGCATAGCCAACAAAGAGCCTTATATCCGATTCAGGATATGAGGGGCTGGTAAACATAGTTTGTAACATATCGAACGAAGCCCCCCAATAGACGCCTTTATTCACTTCAGTTCCGCCGATATCACCCGGGATGCGGTGTAATACATGCAGTGTATCTAACTGCACAGGTCCCCCCTGGTTGACAAACAGATCCGGTGCATAGATATCAGGCAACAGATCGCCGATGTTGACATTCATCGGGTGATTGAGAATAAATCCCAAAGCACCTTCAGCACTATGTTCGCAAAGGAATATTACAGAACGGGCAAAGGTGGTATCTTTCAGAAAAGGCTGTGCTATAAGCAGTTTGCCGGCTGCCAACAATTCCGTTCGGGTCAATTTATGTAGATCCAGAAAATCCATTGGTATAATAAATATAAGATTTATAGTGACAAATACAAATATGTGCTCCCGGAAAGAATATAGGCACATATATTTTATCGATTGAAAGCATAATATGCCCTGCCTGATTAAAAAAATGATTTTACTTTTGTTGTTTGCACACATATAGCATAAACATGTCATTAACGTACAGTCTTTTACTATTTGCCATTACATTCCTCGGCGGAAGCATACCGCTATGGAACAAAAGGCTGAACGATGACGCTATGCAATACCTGCTGGCCTTTTCAGGTGCATTCCTGCTCAGCATGACCTTGTTACACTTATTACCGGAAACTTTTGAGGAAATAGGTTCAAAGGCGGGGATATTTCTTTTGGCGGGTTTTTTCATCCAGTTGTTCATACAAAGGCTGACACATGGTGTGGAACACGGACATGCTCATATACATGTGCATGATGGCCATAAGCATATCCCCATCACATCTATAATGCTGGGGTTGACAATACATGCATTTATGGAAGGTCTACCCTTGGGTTTCAATTACAGGATGGACAGCACAGAGCCTGCTTTGTATATGGCTGTTGCTGCACACAAGCTTCCCGAGGCTATTCTTGCAACCTCTCTGATACATGAAAGCTACAGGTCGAAGACAAAAACAGTTATCGGACTGTTCATATTTTCAATGATAACACCATTTTCAGGCATATTCGCTAACATGCTGGGTATGAGTTATCACTTCATCTCTCAAATGGTGATATGGCTGATACCGATAGTTGCAGGAGCATTTATACACATTTCCACTACTATATTCTACGAAAGCGGCACAAAATCGCATATGCTGACCGCTAAAAAGATACTGGCTATTTTATTCGGTATAGGCATAGGATTGCTTACATTGGCATTTGAATAAACACAGCCGCATGAACAAGATACTCTTCTGCACCTTTATTTTACTCAGCACCATATGCGGCGACAAGGTGTATGCCCAGTCTAAACAAGCTGATAACAGATCTTTGCTATGGAAAATAAGTGGCAAAGACATGCGCCAGCCTTCTTACCTGTTTGGTACCATACATATGATATGCAAAGAACAATTTATATGGACCAAAGCCATGGAAAAGAGCCTTGAGGCATCAGAAGAAGTATGTATGGAAATGGATATGGACGACCCGTCTATACTCATGCAGATAGCTTCGGGAATGATAGAGGGAGACGGCAAAAAACTACAAGACCACTTTACTGAAGAAGAATATAAGCTGGTAGAGAAATATTTTGCCGACAGCCTGGACATAGACATAACCATGTTTGCCGGCATGAAACCAATTGTGTTGCAAACATTGCTGGTGCCGTCTGTACAGCTTTGCGATAGTACCGTTTCTTACGAGATAGCCATATCAGGCATGGCCAAAAGTCAACAGAAAGAAATAACAGGCCTTGAAAGTCCCGCAGAGCAGATAAAGCTGATGGATGAGATACCGGTAGACAGCATTATTAAAGAACTGCTGGAGGTAGCATCCGGAAAAACCGGCGACGACTCTGACAACATCGAAATGATCAACGCATACGTTCACCAGGATATTCCTGCTCTTTACGAACTGATACTGAAGTCTAAAGAACAAGGCGATAACCTGGATGCATTCCTGGATGAAAGAAATGAAAAATGGATAGACCGTATGGCAGAGCATATGGACCAACGATCCGTATTCTTTGCGGTAGGTGCCGGTCACCTGTGGGGCGAAAAAGGCCTTATTAATTTACTAAGACTACAAGGGTATACCGTAGAGCCGCTGAAATAGGTGTATCAATACTCTTCAAGGACGGCTAGTATAGTGTCATTCGTCAGTGGCTTATTCAGGAAATGTCTTACCGAAGAATACCCTTTAACTTTTGCGATGTCATTCTCATTAATAGAAGATGAGAGCATGTAAATATGGTAGTTGGCTTTAACGTCGGCAGATAACGCTTCAAAGTTCTCAACAAATTCAAAACCGTTCATCACAGGCATTTGTATATCACAAAAAACAACAGTTGTAGCGTCTGCCTGCGGAGGCGTGTCTTTGATATAGCTCAAAGCTTCTGTAGCTTGCTGAAAAACCTTGACTGATTCAGCCTTGCCTGTATTCTGAATGATCTTCTCTGCAATAAAGCAGTCCAGCTTACTATCGTCTATGACTATAAAATTTATTTTTCCACTCATCTGTTACTTACTTGGAATAGTTACTGTAAATTTTGTTCCCTCGTTCTCTTTTGATTTTACTTCTATTTTACCGTGTATCTTTCCCAGGGCGTCTTTAACGTTATACAATCCAAAACCAGAACCTATCTCGTCGTTAGACCCTCTGAAGAACATATTGAATACCTCTCCAAGGTTCTTTTCAGGAATACCGATACCATTGTCTTCAATCGTGATAGTAGCTGTTCCATTCTCAACTTTGATCTCGAATACTACAAATTTATCATCATTATTCTTTTTCTGATACTTGAATGCGTTTGATAACAGATTATTAAGGATGATCTTGATAGAAATGTCGTCTGACCGGAATTTTGCATCCTGGTGTACTGACTTTACGAATCGAACATTTTTCAGCCTGCTGGTAATATCATACAGGTCACTCATATCCTTCATCGTATTCTCAAAATCCACCTCTGTAATATTCAATTCTCCGCGTCTGATACTATAGTGGTCGTGCAGGTTCTGAATATAGTTATCCAGTTTCAGCATTGCATTCTCCATCATACCCACCATTTCCTTTATCTCAGCCATATCCTCGGCATTCTTGGTCAGGTCTATGATACCCAACACGCTCAATATAGGGCCACGCATATCGTGTGTGGCACTGTAGGCAAATTTATCCAGCTCATCATACGCTTTCTGCAGTTCATCATTCTTTAATGCCAGCAAAGAGGTTGTGACATAGAACTTGTGAGCCTCGTCGATAGCAGACTGAATGTCTACGTCCGTCCAGGGCTTTTTGATATACCTGAATACATGCCCCCTGTTTATCGCATTGATAACCGCGTCAATATCAGCATAACCAGTTATGAGTATACGGATGGGAGCAGGGTATTTGGTGCGAATGTCTTCGAAAAACTCGACACCTGTCATGCCGGGCATTTTCTGGTCGCTGAGGATAATGCTGATGTCAGGGTTTTCCTCCAGCTTTTGCAATGCTTCGTCGGTATTGTTGGCGATGAAAATATTATAGTCAAAGCGGAATGACGCCTTGAAACTGACAAGGTTATTAGGCTCATCGTCTATATATAATACCTTTATTTTTTTCTTACTATCCAATGTTTTCCTGAGTTTGAACAGTTACATGTTTTGCGGGCAGACTTATGACAAATTCCGTTCCCTCTCCCAATACCGATTCCAGTTCTATTTTTCCGTTATGTTTATTTATTGTGTTATATACAATTGACATGCCCAGGCCCGTACCTTCGCCTACCTCTTTGGTGGTAAAGAAGGGCTCAAATACTTTCTTTTTAGTATTCTCGTCCATACCAATACCGTTATCCTTGATGTTTATCACTACCTGGTCGTCTTTATAAAAAGTGGAGATGGTCATCACGCCACCTTTTTCACCTTTGAACCTTGAGGTAATGGCCTGCAATCCATTTGTAATAATATTCAGGAATACCTGGTTGAGTTTACCCGGGTAACATTCAATAGTAGGAATGTTACCATATTCTTTTACAATATCTATATTAGAGCCTAAAGTGTTTCTCACAATAACAAGTGTAGAGTCAATACCCTCATTTATATCTGCGATCTTCAAGTCGTCCTCATCCAATCTAGAAAAAACCCTCAGGCCTTTTACGATCTCTGCTGTACGATTAGACCCCTCGGTGATTCCTTTTAACAAATACTCGATCTCTTCTTTCAGATAATCGTAATCCATTTCTTCTTTCAACTCGTCTATCTGCCTTTTCTTGTCATCATGTGGCAAAGCAGCATCAACCGTAATTTCCTCTACCCTGCCCAGCATTTCTATGATCATCTCAATGTCTCGCTTAAGCGGCTTTACGTTCGATGTCACAAAATTGATGGGGTTATTGATCTCGTGCGCGATACCCGCTGTCAACTGACCGAGCGAGGCCATTTTTTCTGACTCAACCAGGTGCATTTCTGCCTCTTTCAGGTCATGCAGGGTTTTGTTCAGCTCAGCATTCGATTGGCTCAGCTCCTGGGTGCGCTCATTTACTTTAGTTTCCAGTATTACGTTTTGCTCCCTGATTATCCTCGCATTTTCTTCAAGTGCTGCTAATGCCTGGCTTTGAGATTCTTCTTTTTCTTTCCTGAGTATATTGATACTATCAGCCAGTGCTATTGACAGCAATACAACCACGAATGCTGAACCTATCTGGATAATGGATACCGTAAACAGGTTGTAAGGCAACACCCCGAGGTCTTTGACAACAAATACCATTACACTTAGCAAGAATACGGTCCACGCTACCAGGAAGAATAATGCCGGCCTGTATTTGTGTTTTACACGAATGTATGCCGCCGTTCCGATCATGTATAACGACAGCGGCAAAGCATTAAAATTGAGCAAATTGTAGCTCAGGTGTTTATCACCGACAAATGCGTTGATCATCGTAACGACATACGCGATCACAAATACCCAAAAGCCTATGTGCAATCTTGGCGCAAAACGCTTTGTATGCAGAAAACTACGTATAAACGCAATGGAGGCAAATGCCGTAAATGAGGGGAACAGGTAAAGACTGTACTTTTCGAAGCTGTAATGTTGTGGCCAGAGATATTTAAAACCCAGCCCGGTAATATTCAACTGCACCAGCGCTACACTGAATATGTATAATATGTAGTACAGGTAACTCCTGTCTTTTGTACTGAAGTACACAAACATGTTGTACAACAGCATGACCAGCATGATGCCAAAATACAAGCCACTGAGCATGTCTTTATTCAGATCTGCATTAGCCACTTTTACAGGCGAACCAATTTTTACAGGTATCAACAACTGCGTATTGCTTTCAACACGCAAATAAAAAACAGTGGGCTCGCTACTCACGGCGGGCATGTCGAACTGGAAGTTCTGGCTGGTGTTGCCCCTTTCTCTGAATGGTTGATCTTTATTTATCTCTTTTGCTTCATAGCCATCGTCTCCCGGAGCATAGAATGTTACTTTTTCAAGAAGGGGGTTTTCGATCTCCAACAGAAAATTGCGATAGTTGGATTCGTTGGAGACGATCATTTTTATCCAGACAGCGTATTGTGCAACACCTAGGTTGGGCACTTCTGACACAGAAGGCTGAAACAGGTCAGCTGTTCGCACTTCGTCAAACGACTTCGTACCTGCCGAGTCTACATAAATATTCAACGACTCACCTAACAGCTTTGGCACGGCTGCACCGGTAATAACAATTTTTTTTTGAGGTAAGTGATCGTCAGCACTTGCATGTAGGGTGCTGAAAATAGCCAGGAGGGAAACAAAAAAAAGACGACAATATGCTTTCATTACTCTTAATCCTTATTAGGCAGCAACAAGTTGTATGCAACTTCAGTTTCTCCTTTCTCACCCAGAACTATTGTATTGCTGACAGGCTTCTCAATATAAGAAAATATTTCTTTTCTAAACCCATCGGCTGCAGTATTTAATCCTTCAATATCTTTTACAACCAGGGCAGTTGCCACAAGATCCAACTTAGGATATATGAATGTACCGTTATTACCGATAGATGTTTCAATTTCAAATCCTGCGGCCTGGCACATACTCACCGTATAAGGTGCGCACAGCACAAACAGGCTGTCCATTTTTAGCCTGTTGGCCATGGCAACTCCTAATTTTGTAAGCAGGATACTTACACCTTTGCCGGCTATGGCCTTTGCATTCCATAAACCACACAGCTCACCGGTAACCTTATTATCTGCGTAATCTGCTACCAGGTCAAATATCCTTTTCTCTACTACAGACACCGCTTCTTCTATCGGAAGCGGATATTTCTTATTCACCATGTGTATGCGCTCACCACCAACCACAACGCCTGTGTCCTCCATCTCAACCAGCGCAACGTATACATCGGGATTGTAAAACCAATCGTTTTTAGAGGATGTAACTTTGGTCACACCATAATCCCTCAGAACGTTCGCATGTCCTTCTGCGAAACGCCGGCATGATTCCAGATCATCAATAGCTCTAAATACCCTGATCTTTAACATTACTCTCTATAGAATATATCTTTTTTGTTCCTCCTTAATGACCTCACACCCACCTTGTCGGTCTGTGCAAGTTTCATCAGAAAGACTTCTGAATATTCTCCCTCATCCTTATTGAGCAACGGGAATATCTTTAAAAAGCTTTCCCGCAACCCTGCAAGTTCTTCTTTAGCGAAACCAGGTAGTTCTTCTCCCTTTCCAACTACCATCCTGCTAAAAAAGAAAACAGGCGACAACATCGGGTGTACCGTCACACCTTGTGTATTGGCGTATATCCAAACCCGTTGCACCGCCCTACCTGCATTTACCAATTTTTCATGTTCAAAACCAGGTATAGCAAATAACAATGCTGCAGACGCTGCTTTCATTGTTACTTGAGAATATCTTCTGAAAGCATCTCCTTTGCCCCACTCCGATAACAGGCTGATAGCTGACCAATCAGTACCTACTCTAAATGCAGCCTTTTCACCCTGCGTCAGGTCAACTGCATCCAACTCAATACCATCGCGTGTCATTTCCGCATGCTTGCTGTTCCATCTCACTTCACTGTAGAATTCTTCGTGCCCCTGGGGGTGCAGCATTCTTATCCTGTCGCAAGCAGCCATGATACGGCCCAGTTCATCAAGATCATCCTCTTTATCAGTATGGAGCAACTTAACGTCGCTACTTCCAGTAACAAGATAGTCTATTTGCTGATAAAATTCAAAGGGTAGTTTTTTACGTTCGCCCAACATACGGTTGGTACACCGGGTATAAATGTTTTCGGCAAGTAATTTATCCTCCCGTCCGGGTTGTACACCTGTCTTTTCGAAATATATTGCTGCAATGAGTTTAGGTTCTCCCCGCAATGGAAAGATCTGCACATTGTCTTTTAGCCCCATCAGTTGAGCCTGCAGGTGAACGTTCTCTATGGCAGTGCCCAACCCCATATGTGCTCCCATCTCTGCAAAATCTCCCCACGACCATGACCTGAACTTGTCATGAAACAACAATAACCATCCATTTGTATACAACCACTTCCAGGGCTGGTTATTACCGGCAGATGGCGCAATAATAGCTGCATCTACAAGTTTGTCCAACTCTTCATCCGAAGGTTGATAGCCTATTGTCTCCAGTTGCAATCGAGAAACAATCTCTTTCATCTCGTTCAGTTCCAATGGCTGAAAGGGGTTACTGAAATGAGGCGCCTTTTGATCCGGCTTTTTCTTGTCTGATACCAACTCATCAAAATCTATATAATACCTGCCGGAATCATGAAACTGGTCGAGCAATATCCTGCGGGCTGTATCAGTTGTGAGAGCACCACCTAATACAACAGATGACGCCAGTTGCGGCCATGTATTAATAGATTGCTCTACCTCCATCATAGATGCCTTCAACCTTGTAGATATTGTATCGGCACCCACCATTTTTAGTATGTACGGTATCTTCTGTTCATTGGTCAGGTCTTTGATCATTTCAGGATTAAGATCGCCGGCAAGACCATGCATCACCGGCCGGTCCGGCTCCAGGTCAAACCGTTCCACATCCAGCATTCCCCTGTCATTGGTATCCATTACTACCGGTATCTTTAATGCTCTTGCTTTAAAACGGCTTTGTATCTTGATGTCCAGGCCATCACAAACCTCTACCAGCAGGTCCAGTTTCCTTCCTCCTTCAAAAAACTCATTGATATTACGGTCTGTAATACCCTCGTTAAAGACTTTTACATTTAAATACGGGTCTATTTCAAGTATCTCTCGTGCTGCCAGTATGGTCTTTTTTAACCCCAGGTTATGCAAGCCTGTTCGTATGCGGTTCAGGTTGCTCAACTCTACTGTATCAAAATCAGCAAGTCTTAACTCACCGCAAATACGCTCCATGGCAATTGTTAAAGCTATAGACTGCCCTACTGACAAACCTATGATACCAATAGCTTTTGTATTCAGGTATTCCTGTTCAGCTTTGGTGAGTTTATAGCGGTTCCTGTTCGTTCTTACTTCAACAAACTCCTCCTCATCCAGCAAATGAATTACCTTTT encodes the following:
- a CDS encoding excinuclease ABC subunit C is translated as MTKEEFSDIAPGIPHQPGCYKYYDKHGELLYVGKAKDLRKRVSSYFNKTVANYKTTKLVMSIHHIEYTVTNTEHDAFLLENSLIKHYQPRFNIDLKDDKTYPFIVIKKEPFPRVFITRRVIKDGSEYLGPFTGVARVRELLGLIKQLIPLRTCNLNLSDANIKKGKYKVCLEYHLGNCSGPCEGLQNEQEYAENLQQVRHILKGNTGEVFGYLKGEMQRYASELQFEKAEIHKKKIEDLERYTSRSAVVNPRLGDVDVITLVSDEERAFVNYMMVIGGNIIYTQNMIVQKKLEETDDEILSIAYDNLRTTFKSTTREVLAPIKIDLADENVKLTIPKIGDKKTLVELSLKNAFVHRDENKRKETLLLGGASKEGKMEVLEEMQDALQLSELPVHIECFDNSNFQGAFPVSAMVCFKNGVPSKKDYRHYHIKTVEGINDFASMAEVVYRRYKRLLDEKKPLPQLVIIDGGKGQLGSAMESIEKLGLTGRMTVVGLAKREESIFFPGDSEPLQLPYNGSVNLLIRYIRDEVHRFGITFHRDTRSKGTFKNELEAISGIGEATATQLLKEFRSVKNIKTITERELTRVVGQKKARLVWNHFHEHEGDPTAPDA
- a CDS encoding YqgE/AlgH family protein; this translates as MDFLDLHKLTRTELLAAGKLLIAQPFLKDTTFARSVIFLCEHSAEGALGFILNHPMNVNIGDLLPDIYAPDLFVNQGGPVQLDTLHVLHRIPGDIGGTEVNKGVYWGASFDMLQTMFTSPSYPESDIRLFVGYAGWSPGQLENEMEEGSWLVADTSADIMFDTEPEKIWQRAIYSLGKDYRYLANMPADPGLN
- a CDS encoding ZIP family metal transporter, producing MSLTYSLLLFAITFLGGSIPLWNKRLNDDAMQYLLAFSGAFLLSMTLLHLLPETFEEIGSKAGIFLLAGFFIQLFIQRLTHGVEHGHAHIHVHDGHKHIPITSIMLGLTIHAFMEGLPLGFNYRMDSTEPALYMAVAAHKLPEAILATSLIHESYRSKTKTVIGLFIFSMITPFSGIFANMLGMSYHFISQMVIWLIPIVAGAFIHISTTIFYESGTKSHMLTAKKILAILFGIGIGLLTLAFE
- a CDS encoding TraB/GumN family protein, producing MNKILFCTFILLSTICGDKVYAQSKQADNRSLLWKISGKDMRQPSYLFGTIHMICKEQFIWTKAMEKSLEASEEVCMEMDMDDPSILMQIASGMIEGDGKKLQDHFTEEEYKLVEKYFADSLDIDITMFAGMKPIVLQTLLVPSVQLCDSTVSYEIAISGMAKSQQKEITGLESPAEQIKLMDEIPVDSIIKELLEVASGKTGDDSDNIEMINAYVHQDIPALYELILKSKEQGDNLDAFLDERNEKWIDRMAEHMDQRSVFFAVGAGHLWGEKGLINLLRLQGYTVEPLK
- a CDS encoding response regulator is translated as MSGKINFIVIDDSKLDCFIAEKIIQNTGKAESVKVFQQATEALSYIKDTPPQADATTVVFCDIQMPVMNGFEFVENFEALSADVKANYHIYMLSSSINENDIAKVKGYSSVRHFLNKPLTNDTILAVLEEY
- a CDS encoding hybrid sensor histidine kinase/response regulator, whose product is MDSKKKIKVLYIDDEPNNLVSFKASFRFDYNIFIANNTDEALQKLEENPDISIILSDQKMPGMTGVEFFEDIRTKYPAPIRILITGYADIDAVINAINRGHVFRYIKKPWTDVDIQSAIDEAHKFYVTTSLLALKNDELQKAYDELDKFAYSATHDMRGPILSVLGIIDLTKNAEDMAEIKEMVGMMENAMLKLDNYIQNLHDHYSIRRGELNITEVDFENTMKDMSDLYDITSRLKNVRFVKSVHQDAKFRSDDISIKIILNNLLSNAFKYQKKNNDDKFVVFEIKVENGTATITIEDNGIGIPEKNLGEVFNMFFRGSNDEIGSGFGLYNVKDALGKIHGKIEVKSKENEGTKFTVTIPSK
- a CDS encoding sensor histidine kinase yields the protein MPKLLGESLNIYVDSAGTKSFDEVRTADLFQPSVSEVPNLGVAQYAVWIKMIVSNESNYRNFLLEIENPLLEKVTFYAPGDDGYEAKEINKDQPFRERGNTSQNFQFDMPAVSSEPTVFYLRVESNTQLLIPVKIGSPVKVANADLNKDMLSGLYFGIMLVMLLYNMFVYFSTKDRSYLYYILYIFSVALVQLNITGLGFKYLWPQHYSFEKYSLYLFPSFTAFASIAFIRSFLHTKRFAPRLHIGFWVFVIAYVVTMINAFVGDKHLSYNLLNFNALPLSLYMIGTAAYIRVKHKYRPALFFLVAWTVFLLSVMVFVVKDLGVLPYNLFTVSIIQIGSAFVVVLLSIALADSINILRKEKEESQSQALAALEENARIIREQNVILETKVNERTQELSQSNAELNKTLHDLKEAEMHLVESEKMASLGQLTAGIAHEINNPINFVTSNVKPLKRDIEMIIEMLGRVEEITVDAALPHDDKKRQIDELKEEMDYDYLKEEIEYLLKGITEGSNRTAEIVKGLRVFSRLDEDDLKIADINEGIDSTLVIVRNTLGSNIDIVKEYGNIPTIECYPGKLNQVFLNIITNGLQAITSRFKGEKGGVMTISTFYKDDQVVINIKDNGIGMDENTKKKVFEPFFTTKEVGEGTGLGMSIVYNTINKHNGKIELESVLGEGTEFVISLPAKHVTVQTQENIG
- a CDS encoding Rv1355c family protein, translating into MSDNNQEVFKNSKEINTVYQPDFYRLTEQGAKQRLEALISSDKSITVIDELDGQLRELVKILNPKVKIKDDEYPALVEKHLAGRNPEEYGVWVYYPWSKKVIHLLDEEEFVEVRTNRNRYKLTKAEQEYLNTKAIGIIGLSVGQSIALTIAMERICGELRLADFDTVELSNLNRIRTGLHNLGLKKTILAAREILEIDPYLNVKVFNEGITDRNINEFFEGGRKLDLLVEVCDGLDIKIQSRFKARALKIPVVMDTNDRGMLDVERFDLEPDRPVMHGLAGDLNPEMIKDLTNEQKIPYILKMVGADTISTRLKASMMEVEQSINTWPQLASSVVLGGALTTDTARRILLDQFHDSGRYYIDFDELVSDKKKPDQKAPHFSNPFQPLELNEMKEIVSRLQLETIGYQPSDEELDKLVDAAIIAPSAGNNQPWKWLYTNGWLLLFHDKFRSWSWGDFAEMGAHMGLGTAIENVHLQAQLMGLKDNVQIFPLRGEPKLIAAIYFEKTGVQPGREDKLLAENIYTRCTNRMLGERKKLPFEFYQQIDYLVTGSSDVKLLHTDKEDDLDELGRIMAACDRIRMLHPQGHEEFYSEVRWNSKHAEMTRDGIELDAVDLTQGEKAAFRVGTDWSAISLLSEWGKGDAFRRYSQVTMKAASAALLFAIPGFEHEKLVNAGRAVQRVWIYANTQGVTVHPMLSPVFFFSRMVVGKGEELPGFAKEELAGLRESFLKIFPLLNKDEGEYSEVFLMKLAQTDKVGVRSLRRNKKDIFYRE